The genomic window CCAGCCCGACGAGAATGCCCATCCCCAGTAGGATCCAAATCAGGATCTGCGTTAGCCCCACCGCCCCGATCCCCAGCACCTTGCCCATCATGATCTCGAAAGGCCGAGCCGAGGAGGCCAAGACTTCGATAATGCGATTCGTCTTCTCCTCGATCACCCCACGCATGACGAGCGCCCCGTAAATAAGCATCATCACGTAGATAAGAAATCCGAGCACGTAGCCGAGGCCCGCCAGGATGAGGCCTTGGTCGCGTTCCACGCCCGTTTCGGTAATGCGGTGTGTTTCCAGCGGTACGCGCTCACGCGCCAGCCGGATCACGCTCGTATCCAGCCCCGCCTGGCGCAACCGCTCCAAGCGCACGACCTCGCTTACGTCCGCCTCTAGCCTCTCCCGAAACGCTAGCCCCCCACCGCCGCGGGTGTAGAGGTGCGCTCGTCCGCCTTGCAGTACATCGGGGGGCAAAAGCAGATATCCGTCCACGCGCCCCGATCGGACCGCTTCGCGCAGAGCGGATTCGGGCTCGTGGCTCACATAGTAACGGGCCGTATCTCGTGATACAAGCTCCGGGCCCAGTCTACCTGTAGCGTCCAGGACGGCGAGCCGACGTCGGCTGGTATCCTGCGTCCATAGGGTCACGAGCACGGGCACCACGAGGATAAGCAGCAGCCCCAGCGGCCCCAGCAAGGTGCCCACCAGAAAGCCACGAGAGCGCACCCGCACGGTATACTCGCGCAGCAGGATGATGCCGACTTTATTCCAGTTCATGAGGCAGCCTCCGGCATAGAGCCCGTTACGACCTCGATAAAGATCTGCTGCAGGCTGGGCTCGAACACCTCGAAACGCTCGATTTCCGCCTCCGCGGCTATGGCCATGAGCACATCCTGGGGGCGCAGACGCCCGTCAAGCAGGCGCAGCTGCGCCGCATGCTGGCTGCGGCTGAGGATCTGCACCCCGGGCAGGCGATCCAAAATTCCATCCGGACCGGAGAAGGCCACACGGATAGTATCCTTGCGATAGCGTGCTTTTATCGCCCGCATCGATCCCTGAAGCACAACCCGTCCCTGATGGATCAACACGATGTCGTCGCAAAGGGCCTCGACCTGCTCCATGCGGTGCGTGGAGAACAGAATCGTGCGTCCCTGGCTTTTAAGTTCCAGAATAACCTGGGTCAGCAGCTCCGTGTTGACGGGATCTAGTCCCGTGTAGGGCTCATCCAGAATCAACAGCTCCGGCTCATGGAGCACGCTCGCGATAAACTGCACCTTTTGCTGCATGCCTTTGGAGAGCTCCTCGATGCGCTTCTGCTCCCAGCCCCGCGCTTGTAACCGCTCCAGCCAGCGGCGTGCGGCGCCCTCGGCCTCTTGTCGGCTGAGCCCCTTGAGGCGGCCGAAGTAAATGAGCTGCTCCAGTACGCGCATCTTTTTGTATAGTCCGCGCTCTTCGGGCATATATCCGATGCGCCGCTGCTGTTCGGGGCCCACGGGTTGGCCCAGCAGGCTGATCCGACCCGAATCAGGAATCAGGATGTAGGTGATCATGCGAATTGTGGTCGTCTTGCCCGCCCCGTTGGGGCCCAAGAGGCCGAAGACGCGGCCGGGTTCAACAGCGAACGTCACCCGATCCACAGCCCGCGTGCGGCCAAAGCTTTTGCAGACCTCGACGAGCTCCAAAACAGGCATCCGCAGAAGGCCTCCTGTGCGCACTGGGCGCTTTTACGTTCTGCACGGCGTTTCGGTTGCGAAGATAGCCATGGCGATTGTGCAAACTCACTCCGTAGCTTTGCCCGTCTCAAAACGCACGTAAACGGCCTATGGCAACCGACCTGTTCGAAAAGCTCGTCTCCCTCTGTAAGCGCCGGGGCTTCGTGTTCCAATCCAGCGAGATCTACGGTGGCGTAGGCGGGGTCTACGATTACGGCCCCCTGGGCGTGGAGCTTAAGCGTCACATCCGCGATGCTTGGTGGACGGCCATGACCCAGCTGCGGGACGATATCGAGGGCCTGGATGCGGCCATTCTCATGCACCCGCGCGTCTGGGAAGCCTCCGGGCACGTAGAGGGCTTTCACGACCCCCTTGTGGACTGCCGACAGTGCAAGGGCCGCTTTCGGGCCGATAAGCTTCTGGAGGAGTTCGCCGAGCGCTTGGAGCGCAAACACAAACGCCGGGAGGCCGAGGCCCTGCTACATGAGCTGCACCAGAAAGACGCCCCGTTGGGCGCGCTTATCGCCCGGTACGCCGTGCCCTGCCCCACCTGCGGGGCGCGCGATTGGACCGATGTGCGGCAGTTCAACCTCATGTTCAAGACCTTCTTGGGCCCCGTGGAGGATTCGGCCAGCCTGCTCTACCTGCGCCCCGAAACGGCCCAAGGGATCTACGTGAACTTCCACAACGTCAAGGATACGACCCGCCAAAAGATCCCCTTCGGCATCGCGCAGATCGGAAAGGCCTTCCGCAACGAGATCGTGGCCCGGCAGTTCATCTTTCGCATGCGGGAATTCGAACAGATGGAGATGCAGTTCTTCGTGCGGCCGGGTACCGATGAGGCCTGGTTCCGCTACTGGATCGAAGAGCGCTACCGATGGCACCTCAGCCTGGGCATCCGATCCGAACGGCTGCGCCTACACGAACACGGCCCCGATGAGCTGGCCCACTACGCCAAGGCAGCCGTGGACATTCAGTACCGATTCCCGATCGGCTGGCAAGAGGTAGAGGGTATTCACAACCGCACGGACTTCGATCTGTCCCGCCACCAGCAGTACTCGGGCAAGAACCTCAAATACTTCGACCCGGAGACGCAGACCTCTTATATTCCCTACGTAGTGGAAACCTCAGCCGGCCTGGATCGGACGCTCCTTATGGTGCTCGCCGACGCCTATGATGAGGAACCGGTGGAAGGCGAAACGCGCGTCGTGCTGCGCCTACATCCCAAGCTCGCCCCCATCAAGGTGGCGGTACTGCCGCTGGTCAACCGGGATGGGATGCCCGAACGGGCCGAAGCCATCTACCGAGCCCTCAGACGGCGCTTTCGGACCTTTTACGACGACAAGGGCGCCATCGGACGCCGCTACCGACGCATGGACGAAATAGGCACGCCCTTCGCCGTAACGATCGACTCCCAAACCCTGGAAGATGGCACGGTCACGGTTCGCGATCGGGATACGATGCGCCAGGAGCGCGTCTGCGAGCATCGGCTCACCGATTACCTTCAGGAGCGCCTAGAGCGCTGGGAGCGCGAACACGTAGGCTGAAAAGCAGACCCCCCTAGGACCCTTGAGGGCCGCTAGCCTGCTTTTCCGCGCTCCAGGGCGGGGCTTGGCCGCGCAAGAAGGCATCGACCCCCGCCTGACAGTCCGGGGTACCGCGAGCGAAAGCGTTGACCAGGGCGGCGTATTCGAGCGCAGCCTCCAGCCCCTGTCCAGGCAAATCGGCCAGAAGCCGCTTCGTAAGGGCCATGGCCGAAGCGCTGTTGCGGTAGGCCAACTCATCGGCTAGCTCCCGCACGCGCTCATCGAGCCGCTCCGAGGGGGCCACCTCCGTGACCAGTCCGATTCGATAAGCCTCCTCGGCCGAAATAAGCCCGCCATGCAGAAGCAAGCGCCGGGCCTGCGCCTCGCCGATGCGGCGCAGAAGGAAAACGGCCACCAGGGCGGGCACAAAGCCGATGCGCACCTCAGTATAGCCGAAGCGCGCCTCAGGGGAGGCGAGCACGAAGTCGCAAACGGAAACCAGCCCGCAGCCGCCGGCCACGGCCGGACCGTGCACGCGCGCGATCACGGGTTTGGGAGAGCCATAGATCGTCTTAAGCAACCGCATAAGGGCCCGCGAGTCAGCCCAGTTCTCCATATTTGAGGCCCCCCGCAGCCGCTGCAGATGCTCCAAGTCCGCGCCGGCTGAGAAAGCCGGCCCTCGGGCCCCGAGCACGATCACGCGCACCTGCGGCTCGTCGATCGCGCGCTCAAAGGCCTCCTGTAGCGCCGCTATCAGAGCGCCGTTGAGCGCGTTGCGCTTTTCGGGCCTGTTCAGCAGGATCCCGCATACCGGACCAGCCTGCTCGACCCAAACCAGAGGCTCGGCCATAAACGCCTCCTTCCGCTGCGCGCGATGATACGCCGTTTTTCTCCCGCGGTGCAAACGATCACGCATCTGCGGCCCTCTAGAGACCGACCCGCACCCGCTACGCTCTGAGCGGGCCCATGGGGCTTACGGCCTGGCTTTGGCCCGCAAGGCGTCGCCTCCGTTTGGATCCCCTCTAGAGGGCGGTTATTTTTGCCGCGTCTACCGAGTATGCTCGCGCGGATCTATACGGCGCTGCTGGGGCTGCTTCTGGTCGGCCTCGGTGCCCAGGCTCAGTCCTTGCGCGCGCGCATCGAGCGCCTGCTGGATCAGCCGGCTTTCGCTAACGCCTTCTGGGGCGTGGAGATCCGCTCCCTTCAGAGCGGACGGATCTGGTATGCGCGCAATGCCCGGAAGAGCTTTGTGCCCGCCTCCAACCTGAAGCTCCTCACCACCGCCGCAGCGCTGGATCAGCTCGGAGCGGAGTGGCGCTTTGAGACGTCCCTCTACGCCGATGGGCCCATCGCAGACGGGCTGCTTCGGGGCGACCTGGTTGTGCGCGGAGGCGGAGACCCCACGATCGGGGCCCGGTTCTTCGGTGACAACCCCTTGGCGGTCTTCGAAGCCTGGGCTGACTCCCTGCTTAGAGGCGGCGTACGGGTCATCACCGGGGACATCATTGGCGACGACGACGCCTTCGACGACCTGCCCTTGGGCTATGGTTGGTCATGGGATGATGAAGTCTACGGCTACAGCGCACAGATTTCGGCCCTGTCCTTCAACGAGAACGTCATCGAGGTGCGGCTGCTGGCCGGGGCGGAGCCCGGATCTCCGGCTCGCCTGGTCGTGCGACCCGAGACGGACTATGTGCGGCTTTACAATCAGACCCTCACGCTTCCGGCTGACTCGGCTCTGCGGGAACGCTACGATCGGGAACGGGCGGGCAACACCTTTTACGTGCGCACCCGCCTGCCCGTAGGACAAGAGGTGCGCGCGCGGCTATCCGTGGACAACCCCACGCTGTACTTCACCACCGTGCTATACGAAACCTTGCAGCGTCGGGGGATCCAAGTGCTCGGCCGGCCCCGAGACGTCGACGAGCTCTCGATTAAGCCCGATTACGGCCGCATGCGGCTTCTTTGGACGCATCGTTCGCCGCCCCTTCGAGAGATCGTGCGCGTGATCAACAAGATCAGCCAAAACCTGTACGCGGAGCTGCTGCTCCGCGCCCTGGGCCGCGCGCGCTTTGGGGTGGGCAGCGCGGAGGCCGGCATACGGGCCGCACGCGAAAGCCTCGTCCGAGCCGGCTTGGACACCAGCCGCGTGGTCATGGTCGACGGAAGCGGGCTTTCGCGCCTGAATCTCATCACCCCTCAGGACCTCGTCAAGGTGCTCCTCTTCATGCGCGGCCATCCTCATGGGGACGCCTTCTTCGAATCCCTGCCCATTGCCGGTGTAGACGGCACGCTTGCTAACCGCATGCGCCGCGGTCCGGCGCGGGGGCGCGTGCGCGCCAAGACGGGCTTCGTGGGGCATGTGCGCACGCTTTCGGGTTACCTCCAGACCCAACGAGGCGAATGGCTGGTCTTCAGCCTCATGGCCAACCACTACACGGTGCCCACCGCCGCGGTAAACGAAGCCCAAGACCGACTGCTGGAGCTGCTTGTGCAGGGCCGATGAGGACGGAGCAAAATTATTTTGAACGCGTCTACGCCGTGGTGCGCCGCATCCCGGCAGGTCGGGTTACTACCTATGGACACATCGCCGCTTATCTAGGCCTGCGCAGCGGAGCTCGCATGGTGGGATGGGCCCTGTGCGCGCTTAAAAGCGAGGGGAACTGGCTCGATGTCCCCGCACACCGAGTGGTCAACCGCCGCGGAGAGCTCACGGGCCGGCTGCATTTCGGCGGCTACCACGTCATGGAGGACCTGCTGCGCGCCGAGGGGGTGCGGTTTTTGGAGGACGGCCGCGTCGACTTAGATCGGCATCTTTGGGTGCCCACCTGAGCAGCGGGAGCTTACCGGGTTGGGGCGGGCCTATTGGCGGGCGTCCCACCCGGAGGCACAAGGGGGGCTGAGGCGGGAGCCTGCTCCGTGGCGCGCTGCTGGATGATGCTCTGCGTATACCTGCGATCGATGAGGAAGTTGGCCAGTAGACACAACAGCAGAAAGATCGTCGCCAGCACCGTGGTGGTCTTGCTTAGGATATCCGCCGTGCGGCGCACGCCCAGGATCTGCGCTCCGCTAAAACCCCCCGCTATACCGGCTAGACCCTCGCCTTTGCTGCTTTGCAGCAGCACAACGGGGATGAGAAGCACCGCGATGAGCGTGATCAGGCCGATAACGATGTAGTAGGCCACCATCGGTGAGCTCCGTTTCTCCTAACGTCTTTGAGTCGAAGATAGGACCCTCGAGCAACGAAAATCAATCCGAAGAAGACGCGTTAAACGGCTCCCCGTATGAGTCCGTCTAATCCGGCGAAAATGGGACCAACTCCGAGGAGGACGAAGCAATGAGCATAGTCCTGATTGTGGCGAGCGCGCTGGTGCTGGCCATGCACGAGCCGACCTGGGCGCAGGGCACAGGCCAAACCCCGCCCCTGCTCACAGCCGAACAGCGGCAGCGGGTACAGGAGGCGCGCGATCGATTCCGGCGCGAGGCCATAGACCTGCACGCCGCACTCCAGCGAGAACGACTCGAATTAGAGCGCCTGCTGCGGGCCGAAAACCCCGACATGGCACGCGTGGAGGCGCAGCTTCGCCGGATATCCGAAGCCGAAACCCGTCTGCGCATGGCACGCATCCGCTTCGGGCAGGAACTGCGCCAGATTGTGGGACCGGAGCAATACCAGCGGCTGCGCCAGGCCCTGGGAAGACGCGCGTGGGAGCGCTGGCCAGCGCTCCGCTTCCGTTTTCGACCTGGCCCCTTGCGGGAGGGCGGTCCGCGTCTCCGTCGAGGCTGGTGGGACCTATGAGCCGAGCTTCGGCCTCGCTTAAGGCCGCTCCGAAGCACTCGGGGCGGCCTTTCTTATGGTGAGGGCCACTAGCAACAGAGCCAAAAGCTGAAAGCCTACCGACCAGGCCACCACGGCCCCGAGCAAAGCGCGATCGTATAACGCCCCCATAACGAGGCTGCCCCCGAACCAAGCGGCCCCGAAGCAGGCGTTGAAGATCCCGTAGGCGCGCCCGCGCTGCTGTGGGGCGATCAAACGGGCGATTTCGGCGCGCAGCACGGATTCCTGTGCCCCCATGCCGATGCCCCATAAGATCGCCCCCGCTACGACAGCCTCCGGATGCTCGGCAAAGGCGAAGGGGGCGGAGGCGGCGCTGAGCAAAAGGGCGCCCATGAGAGCCCATAGACCTGAGCGGTCGAACCAACGGCCAAAGCATAGCGCCGAGGCCGCGTCCACGGCCATGGCCAGCGCATACAGAGCGGCCACCGACCGCGCGGACAATAGCCCGAGTCGTTCGGCGTGATAGCCGATTAGGGGGAAATCCGCATATCCAATCGCCAGCGCAGCCGCCGCGGCCAGATACCACCCAAAGGCAGCCGGATAGCGCCCCGCAGGCCGGCCGGTCGCCTGCTGCTCGGCGGACTCCAATAGCTCGGGCCTGGGGTACTGCAGGCGCGCATACCCCAGCACGGCCAATGCCAAAGTAGCCGGAACGGCCAATGCGGCGAAGGCCAAGGCGTAATTTTCCCGGGCTCCCAGTATAGCGGCCACGAGCAGGGGGCCCAAGACCGCCCCCATCTGATCCAGGGCCTCGTGAAGCCCGAAGGCCCAGCCGCGTCCCACAGGGGCGGAGGCGTAGGAAAGGATGAGGTCGCGTGCAGGCGTGCGCAGCCCCTTGCCGATGCGCTCCAGTAGGAGCAGCGCCGCGGCCCATTGCCAATGCCCAACCAGGGCTAGCAGGGGCACGGCACCTAAGTTGATCGCATAGCCAGTCCCCATGAGCAGCCAGTAACGCCGGCTGCGGTCCGCCCAGTACCCGGAAAGAAGCCGAAACAAGTACCCGAGTAGCTCCCCCGCGCCGGAGATGGCCCCTATGGCGGAGGCCGTGGCCCCAAGCGTGGCCAAAAAGGGCCCGGCCAGCGCGCGTGCGCCTTCGTAGGTGGCGTCGGCTAGCAGGCTGATCACCCCAAATAGCACCACTAGCCGCAGCGCCCAACGCCGTTTGCGAACAGGCCGCACGCGTATCGTCCCGCTTTAGCGCCCCCTCGCAGACAGGGGCCGGAATCGGCCTAATGGACGGCGCAGCCGGGGGCTTGTTGCAATCCAAAGCACAAAGCCCGAAAGCACGGTAAGCAGGCCCAGCACCGAGAAGACCCGCAGCAGCCAGTGGTTGAAGTCGCTTCGATTGCGATAGTCCATGGTGTGCAGCATCCAGAAGAAATCGAATACGCGCCAGGTGTCGTTGCGCCGGGCCGTGACGAGCCCACGTTCGGCCGACACGTAAAGGCGCGTGCCCGTCGGATGCTCGAACTCCACTTGCCAGGCCGGAAGCTCCTTGCCGCGATATTCGCTTCCCGGTGGCAAGCGCTCTATCCAGCTTATCCGGCGCACGGAGGCCTGGGGGAGAAAGTCCCGCTGAGCGATCTGCAGCGCCTCCTCCCGTCTAATTGGAGGCCGCAGACGAGCCGTGTGGGCGTCGGCCAGCGCATAGCGCAGCTTCCCGCCACGATCCCGATACGCGATCTCGTAGACGGGCTTCCCCAAAAGGGGCCGAAGCGTAAGCACGAGCACCTGAGGCGTATCGGAGCGGGCCGCATAGAAGGCGGCTAGCACTTGATCAGGGCTTGCTAGGCCCCGCGGAGGGCCTGACCAGCTCTCCGGAGGGGCGGCTAGGTGCTCGCCCCGCACCCGTGCTATGGGATTCCAGGAGAAGTAAACCCCGCCAAGGGCCCAGGCCAAAAGCTGCAGGCCTCCTATGAGGCCCAGGTAGCGGTGGGCTTTGCGGATCCAGCGGGCCATCGAGCTACCTCCCGCCCCCTAGCGCACCGCGATGCCGACCGCGCTCAGCTTGCGGCGCCCCTCATCGATTGGGATAGCCCGAAGCTGCATGCGGCATAGCGGACAGGTTCCCTCCTGATCGGCCCAGACCTTGTCCTCGATCATAGGGCAAAAGTAGAGCTTTCCGTCTCGGTTGAGGTCGATGGACGCAAGCTCGATGGGCTCGGTGCGGATCCAGCTGGAATCACTCCGAAACGCGACCTCCTCTTGATGCCCGGCATGTTCGCGCGTAGCGGCGGGCTGTTCCGGTGAAGCGCAGGCGGTCCCCAGGAGGGCACTCGCAAGCAACCAGGCGATGCGCATAGCGGAGCTCCTTCGTATTGGGTTGATGGCGACAAACCCAGTAGCCGGCTTCTGCAGCTTGGCGGATGCGCTTCCTGCGGCACCCGATCCAGATCACCGGATGACCTCGGCGGAGCCGATCTCCCCGGCCCGGGCTGAAAACCCCTCGATTTGCCGCAAAGCCTTTGTCAGAGCGCGCACGCAGCGGGCGCGATGCATGCCTTCAATCCCCAACGGTTTGGCTTCTCATGAAGGGCCTCCGTGCTCTTCTTGTGCGCTCCCGGGAAGTCGGCGGCCGTGAACGAGCACGTAGAGGGCGGGAATCATGACAAGGGTATGAAGCGCGCTCGTAATGAGCCCGCCTACCATGGGGGCGGCGATGCGCTTCATCACCTCGGAGCCGGGCTCGGAGCCGAACAAAATGGGCAACAGTCCGACAAGCGTCGTGAGCACGGTCATCATCTTGGGCCGCAGTCGCTCTACGGCCCCCTCCTCGAGCGCCTGAACCAGGGCCCTGCGGTCCAAAAGACGCCCCTGGTCGCGGTAGCGGCGTATGGCCTCATCCAGGTATACGTGCATGACCACAGCTGTCTGGGCCGCTAGGCCCGCCACGGCGATCCATCCCACGGCCACGGCCACGCTCATGTTGTATCCGGCCAGCCACATCCACCAAACCGACCCCACCACGGCAAACGGCAGCGGAATCATGAGTAACAGGGCCTCGGCGGCGCTGCGGAAGTTAAGCAATAGCAACAGAAAAATGCTGGCCAAGGTCAGGGGAATGAGCAGCCGCAGCCTTCTGTGAGCCCGCTCTAGGTGCTCGAACTGACCGCTCCAGCGCAGCGTGTATCCGGCCGGAAGCGATACATGCTCCCTTAGAAGGCGCTGGGCGCGGCGCACAAAGGAGCCCACGTCCTGCCCCGGCTGCAAGTCCACGTACACCCAAAGGCTGGGTCGGGCGTTTTCGCTGCGAATCATAGACGGCCCGCTCACCCATCGGAGGCGGGCCACCTGCTGCAGGGGCACCGTGCCCCCTGAGGGAATCGGGATCGGCACGCGGGCCAACGCCTCCGGATTCTGGCGAAAATCCCGACTTAAGCGCACCACCAGGGGATAACGTTCCAGGCCCGAGACCCACTGCGAAACCTCTTGACCAGCAACCAGGGTCATGAGCGCCTGCTGCACGTCGCCCGAGCTGAGCCCGTAGCGAAGGGCGGCTTCGCGGTCGAGCTCGACCTCCAGGTAAGAACCCTGAAGCATGCGCTCAGCGTACACGGAGCGCACTCCGGGAGCGACGCGCAGCACCGCCTCCAGCCGCCGAGCCAGCTCCTCTAGCATCTTTAGATCCGGCCCGTAGAGCTTAACCCCCACCGGCGTGCGCATGCCCGTAGAGAGCATGTCGATGCGCGCTCGAATGGGCATCGTCCAGGCGTTCGTCAGGCCCGGAAACCGCACGGCTTCATCTAAGGCCCGGATGAGGCTATCTGGATCCACGCCCGGACGCCACGCGGAACGGGGCTTGAGCCGCACGATCGTCTCGAACATCTCCATGGGTGCCGGATCGGTGGCCGTTTCGGCTCGACCGGCCTTGCCCAAGACGGCCTCCACCTCCGGAAAGCTCTTGATGATCCGATTCGTGAGCTGCAAAAGCCGACTGGCCTCTGTCACAGAAAGACCCGGAGGCGTGGTGGGCATGTAGAGCAGATCCCCCTCATACAGAGGGGGCATGAACTCCGAGCCGATTTGCGGAAACGGCACCCAGAGGCGCCCAAACAAGAGCGTCTGCACGGGAAGCAAGCTCACCAGCAGCACCGCCGCGCCCAAGAACACCACTAAACGAGGCCTTCGAAGGGCGAACCGCAGCAGCGGACGATAGCCCCGCATGAGCAGCTGCGAAAGCGGGTGGCGCGATTCCGGCAGGATCCGGCCCCGTACAAAAGTCAGCATAAGCGGCGGAACAAGCACGACCGTGAGCACCGAGGCGGCCGCCATGGCGAAGGTCTTCGTCAGCGCCAAGGGCCGAAACAGGCGTCCCTCCATCTCGCTTAAGGCGAAAACGGGCAAAAAGGAAACGGTCACGATCAGGAGCGTGAAAAACAGGCTGGGCCCCACTTCCTGAGCCGCCTTCAGCACCGTTTTCGCCCGTTCCGCAGGTGGGATCTCCCCCGCACCCCAACGGGCTTGCAGCCGCTCCAGGTGCTTGTGGGCGTTTTCCACCATCACCGTGGCGGCGTCGACCATGACCCCGATTGCGATTGCGATCCCTCCTAGGCTCATGACGTTGGCGTCTATCCGCAGCAGCCACATCAGAAGCAGGGCCGCAAGCACGCCCGTCGGGATCGTGATCAGGGCCGGAAGGGCGCTGGGCAGATGGGCAAGAAACAGCATCGTGACCAAGGCCACGAGCAGCATCTCCAGCAGGAGTTTTTCCCGGAGCGTCGCGATGACCTCCCGAATCAGCCGGGATCGGTCGTAGT from Bacteroidota bacterium includes these protein-coding regions:
- a CDS encoding CusA/CzcA family heavy metal efflux RND transporter; this translates as MLRHLIAWSAHNRPLVYAFGLLLVALGAWATWHTTVDALPDLSDVQVIIETPYPGQSPELIDQQVTYPLASAMLALPRVRDVRGYSMPGVSFVYVIFEDGTDLYWARSRLLERLGYARSQLPAGLEPQLGPDATGVGWIFQYSLIDRTARRSLAELRAIQDWFLRYELQAIAGVAEVATVGGFVRQYQVLLDPQRMAAYGVTPQDVVEALRASNQDVDGGMLEFGGREQIIRARGYLRTLEEIRNLPVRPQAMQGSSSAMGGALLQMPFSQEAGADASPTVRLAEVAVVQLGPAPRRGIAERNGEGEVVSGIVVMRHGENALRVIERVKAKLEALRPSLPEGLEIAIDYDRSRLIREVIATLREKLLLEMLLVALVTMLFLAHLPSALPALITIPTGVLAALLLMWLLRIDANVMSLGGIAIAIGVMVDAATVMVENAHKHLERLQARWGAGEIPPAERAKTVLKAAQEVGPSLFFTLLIVTVSFLPVFALSEMEGRLFRPLALTKTFAMAAASVLTVVLVPPLMLTFVRGRILPESRHPLSQLLMRGYRPLLRFALRRPRLVVFLGAAVLLVSLLPVQTLLFGRLWVPFPQIGSEFMPPLYEGDLLYMPTTPPGLSVTEASRLLQLTNRIIKSFPEVEAVLGKAGRAETATDPAPMEMFETIVRLKPRSAWRPGVDPDSLIRALDEAVRFPGLTNAWTMPIRARIDMLSTGMRTPVGVKLYGPDLKMLEELARRLEAVLRVAPGVRSVYAERMLQGSYLEVELDREAALRYGLSSGDVQQALMTLVAGQEVSQWVSGLERYPLVVRLSRDFRQNPEALARVPIPIPSGGTVPLQQVARLRWVSGPSMIRSENARPSLWVYVDLQPGQDVGSFVRRAQRLLREHVSLPAGYTLRWSGQFEHLERAHRRLRLLIPLTLASIFLLLLLNFRSAAEALLLMIPLPFAVVGSVWWMWLAGYNMSVAVAVGWIAVAGLAAQTAVVMHVYLDEAIRRYRDQGRLLDRRALVQALEEGAVERLRPKMMTVLTTLVGLLPILFGSEPGSEVMKRIAAPMVGGLITSALHTLVMIPALYVLVHGRRLPGSAQEEHGGPS